The Methanobrevibacter sp. TLL-48-HuF1 genomic sequence AGGTGCTACTTTTTTAAAGTCGTCTGGAGCTGACCTAATTACAGAGTAAGTAAATATTTTTCCTTTACCACTGAATTGGAAAGGTTCAAGATCTCCTTTCCTCCTACAATTAGGACAAACTACACGAGATGGGAAGAATAATTCTCCACAAGTGTTACATTTGGAACCTATAAGATTATATCTTTGTTGTATATGACGCCATGTTCTAACAGTATCTGACATACAAATCCTCCATTAATTTAAAAAATTTTTTTATTACAGTATAGTATCTACACAATAATATAAAAAAGTATTTTTTTTAATACTTAAAACTGAAAATTTAGAGATAATGTAATACTAATTAAAAATTTTCTGATTTTAAAAAATCAATTATATTAAGATGAATTATCCCATTAGCTGAAAAGTCAAATGAATCCATTGATATAACATACTTCGGATAGCTGTCAGATATTTTCTCTAATGGTTTAAACTCTCTTTTTCTAGTATTTTCATCTAAAATAGATTGAGATACCTGAATGTATTTTATCTGATTAGCCCTCCTGCAAACAAAATCTACTTCCAAATCTTGGATTTTTCCTATTGTTATTGAATATCCTTGTCTTATTAATTCTAAAAACACGATATTTTCTAATAACTGACCCCAATTCCTTTGAGTGAACCCATTAAAAATAAAATAAAATCCAGGATCAACAAGATAATATTTATCAGATATTAATAGCTTCTTTTTTTGTTTAATATTTTCACGTTTAATTTGATACAAAATAAAAGCATTTCTTGCATAATCCATATAATTAATTATTGTATGAGGAGTTGTTTTACGATTTTCAGTTTTGTAAAACAAGAAAAATTATTATATCTAATTGTTTGTGAAATTAAGTTATTTTTCAAAATAAAATCTGTTAGATATGTTTTATAATTCCCATTAAAAAACACATTTTCACTTTTTCACATTGGTGCACTTGAAAAAGTAATTTATAAATTGGAAGTTAAATTTCAAGTGATGAAATATTTAAAAATAGACTCTAAAGGAAATATAATAACTGGAACAACTGTGATTTTAATTGCTTCTCTAATATTAATTCTAATTTTTGTTTTAACAAGTATATATACTTTAGAAAATGAAAATACTGATTCAATAGCTAATGATAATCTCAAATATATTGTTAATGATTATAATAGAAATTTAGAGGTTTTATCTCGTGATTCAATAGCTGAAGTTACAGAAGAAGTTTATCACGGAAAACATATTTTCAATTCTGAAAGAGAAATTAAAAAAGTTTTAAATAAAAAATTAGATGATAAAAACAAGGAATATGAAAAAAAATATGGTGTTTCAATATCTTCTGATGTCATATCTATCAAAAACACAGATGATCCTATTAATTTAGAAGTTACAACACATTTAACGCTTTCAAAAAATAAAGACAAATTTTCAGGTAATTTAAAAAGTATAACATCTGTTGAAGGCTTAAAAGACCCCCTGCCCTATGCTATTTTAACTCCCTATAGTGGAATTTGGCATGATGATAAAAAAATTCATTATGGAGCTACTTTAACTGCCTATCTAACTGCACATGGCATTGACAAACCTGAAGGCTATTTAGGTGCAACCAGTCCCTTAACAATAAAGAAATGCCCATATGATCCATATATTCATCACGGTGACGGAAATACTCTGCAAAACTGCTTAAAAAATGGTTATTTCCACGAAAGTGCTGACGGCAGCTGTTATTTATGTAGACTTGAAGGAAAAGGAATCTGCCCGCACTACGGATTTGAAGTTTTTATTGTTCCACACTGTGTAGGTGTTGAATATTCTGTTTCAGGTTCAGATCATGTTGTATTTCATGACAGATATCCGGGACATAAAATAAATCCTGAAAATCCAACTGAGCTATTTTTAGATGTTGCTCATAGAACCAAGTATGGAGTATTGGTATAATGAATGAAAAGGGAAGTATTTCAACTGAAATATTAGTTGTGTTAGTTGTTATTTTATTAATAATTGGTATAACAGCTAAATTCAGTGAAATTACATTAGATAAACTAGCTACATCAGCAGAAAATGAAAATATTGAATTACTGCTTTCTCAAAGTGCTGATAATTTAATTAATAATCTTGGAACTCCAAACTGGGAAAAATATTTACTAGGTACGCCAGGATTAGCTATTTCAAATGAAAATGAAGCTATTATTCCAAACAGTATTTCTTATGATAAATTTTTAATTTTAGGTAAAAATTATAAGAAATTGGTTGATAAGAATATTTTTGATTCAAAAATTAAAACTTCAATGGAAATCATACCTAAAGAGAGCAGCATTTCAAGTGTAAAAATTGGTTCGCAGGATGATGGGAAAAATGTTTACAGTGTAAATAGAATGATTAAATGTGATTTTTATAAAAAATATGTTGTAAAAGACTTTCAAACAAAAGGAAAATGTAATCATAATCACAAAGATGACTATAGCTGCAATTATTTCAAGATATATAGAAGTTATTTAAGAAGCAATGATTATTATCTGTTAATTGACAAAGATTCAACAGATAACTTAAGATGGAGTATGGACAATACAAAAATAAAATTACCTGCTTTAGAAAGTGTTACAAGTAATAAAATATATTTAAACAATAGAATAAACTTAGAATTTCCAATAACAGATTTTAGTTCAATAATGTTTATCCATTTCAATAAAAAAGATGTTAAA encodes the following:
- a CDS encoding Zn-ribbon domain-containing OB-fold protein, whose translation is MSDTVRTWRHIQQRYNLIGSKCNTCGELFFPSRVVCPNCRRKGDLEPFQFSGKGKIFTYSVIRSAPDDFKKVAPYAVAVIELEEGAKLTAQLVDCDVDNLEIGDPVEMVFRKIREDGEDGVISYGFKFRVTK
- a CDS encoding DUF4143 domain-containing protein; amino-acid sequence: MDYARNAFILYQIKRENIKQKKKLLISDKYYLVDPGFYFIFNGFTQRNWGQLLENIVFLELIRQGYSITIGKIQDLEVDFVCRRANQIKYIQVSQSILDENTRKREFKPLEKISDSYPKYVISMDSFDFSANGIIHLNIIDFLKSENF